A genomic segment from Solidesulfovibrio carbinolicus encodes:
- a CDS encoding CopG family ribbon-helix-helix protein: MPTQTQATPTSIKLPVALRERLQQLARMRKRTPHALMLQALETYVAREEQREALRQEALAAHEAFMLTGLHVTAEEADAWLAELEAGNDVEPPKCHI; this comes from the coding sequence ATGCCGACGCAGACTCAGGCCACGCCGACGAGCATCAAGCTTCCCGTGGCCTTGCGGGAGCGGTTGCAACAGCTGGCGCGGATGCGCAAGCGCACGCCGCACGCGCTCATGCTCCAGGCGCTGGAAACGTATGTGGCCAGGGAAGAGCAGCGGGAAGCCTTGCGCCAGGAAGCCCTGGCCGCCCATGAGGCCTTTATGCTGACCGGTCTGCATGTGACGGCCGAGGAAGCCGACGCCTGGCTGGCCGAGTTGGAAGCGGGAAACGAC